The following are encoded in a window of Bacillus sp. SORGH_AS_0510 genomic DNA:
- a CDS encoding YlaF family protein codes for MNQIKWPMLVYAILAAVCIMGIGIAIGEQSIIGAILCVVGCFVIMGLGFKTKKKLREEGKL; via the coding sequence ATGAACCAAATTAAGTGGCCAATGCTTGTATATGCCATTCTTGCCGCAGTATGTATCATGGGAATTGGAATCGCAATCGGGGAACAAAGCATTATAGGAGCTATTCTCTGTGTAGTTGGATGCTTTGTCATTATGGGCTTGGGATTTAAAACTAAAAAGAAATTGCGTGAAGAAGGAAAATTATAA
- a CDS encoding inositol monophosphatase family protein: MNWDEVYTHAKQWVMEAGETIRLSFNKTLNIQTKTNQNDLVTNIDKEIEQFFIKKIREVYPSHKIMGEEGFGDELQTLDGVVWLIDPIDGTMNFVHQQRNFAISLGVYENGVGIIGLIYDVVHDELYHVKRGHGAFINDKPIPSLKETTVQNSIIALNATWVMKNHRIDHNLLIPLVRDARGTRSYGTAALEMVFVATGRVDAYMSMRLSPWDFAAGAVIVEELGGIVTNLRGEKLDFLSKDSLFTAKPGLHQTILNDYLKDGKW, from the coding sequence ATGAACTGGGACGAAGTGTATACTCATGCGAAGCAATGGGTAATGGAAGCTGGAGAGACTATTCGATTATCCTTTAATAAGACGTTAAATATCCAGACAAAAACAAACCAGAATGATCTCGTTACAAATATTGATAAAGAAATTGAACAATTTTTTATTAAGAAAATTAGGGAGGTCTATCCTAGTCATAAAATAATGGGAGAAGAAGGTTTTGGTGACGAACTCCAGACACTAGATGGAGTAGTATGGCTGATTGACCCGATAGATGGAACGATGAACTTTGTCCATCAACAAAGGAATTTTGCCATTTCCTTGGGCGTGTACGAAAACGGCGTTGGAATAATTGGACTGATTTATGACGTAGTTCATGATGAGCTATATCATGTAAAACGAGGACATGGTGCATTTATAAATGATAAGCCAATACCATCTTTAAAAGAAACAACCGTGCAGAATTCCATTATTGCACTTAATGCTACCTGGGTAATGAAAAACCACCGGATTGACCATAATTTATTGATACCACTGGTCAGAGATGCAAGGGGAACACGGTCATATGGAACAGCTGCGCTCGAAATGGTCTTCGTTGCAACTGGGCGTGTGGATGCTTATATGTCCATGAGGTTATCGCCATGGGACTTTGCTGCAGGAGCGGTTATTGTGGAGGAACTCGGTGGAATCGTCACCAATTTAAGAGGAGAAAAACTGGATTTTCTTTCTAAGGATTCATTGTTCACTGCAAAACCAGGATTACACCAAACCATCTTAAATGACTATTTAAAAGATGGTAAATGGTAA
- a CDS encoding YktB family protein, with the protein MDFKGFTQEDFDVFLIDGLEPRMEALKGIIRPKLEELGQYFAPTLSALTGDEMFVHVAKHARRTINPPKDTWVAFANNARGYKMLPHFQIGLWQTHLFIWFAVIYEAPSKNTIAERFLKKANKIYKEIPNEFAWSLDHMKPDTVKHGDLSKTDLNGIFDRLKNVKKAELLCGLTLDKEKVIEIGAEGLIQQIEKVFQTVAPLYKLAQDIK; encoded by the coding sequence ATGGATTTTAAAGGATTTACACAAGAGGATTTTGATGTCTTTTTAATAGATGGATTAGAACCGCGTATGGAGGCTCTTAAGGGGATCATTCGTCCAAAATTAGAAGAACTTGGCCAATATTTTGCTCCTACCTTATCAGCATTGACCGGGGATGAAATGTTTGTTCATGTTGCAAAACATGCTAGAAGAACCATTAATCCTCCGAAGGATACGTGGGTTGCTTTTGCTAATAATGCTAGGGGCTACAAAATGCTGCCACATTTTCAGATTGGGCTTTGGCAAACCCATTTATTTATTTGGTTTGCAGTCATTTATGAAGCACCGTCAAAAAATACGATTGCAGAGAGATTCCTAAAGAAAGCAAACAAAATATATAAAGAAATACCAAATGAATTTGCATGGTCACTTGACCATATGAAACCAGATACAGTTAAACACGGAGATCTTTCCAAGACAGACCTGAACGGCATTTTTGACAGACTGAAGAATGTAAAAAAAGCTGAATTACTTTGTGGGCTTACGCTAGACAAAGAAAAGGTCATTGAAATAGGTGCAGAAGGACTAATTCAACAAATTGAGAAAGTGTTCCAAACAGTTGCACCTCTATATAAACTTGCTCAAGATATTAAATAA
- a CDS encoding UPF0223 family protein yields MEYQYPIDYSWSTDEIVDVIKFFEAIEKAYEKGIERDELMKVYRRFKEIVPSIAEEKTVCGEFEEISGYSSYRTIKKAKEASSGDKIKM; encoded by the coding sequence ATGGAGTATCAATACCCAATTGATTACAGTTGGTCGACAGATGAGATTGTTGATGTGATCAAATTCTTTGAGGCCATAGAAAAAGCATATGAAAAGGGAATTGAGCGCGATGAATTAATGAAAGTCTATCGTCGCTTTAAGGAAATAGTTCCAAGTATTGCTGAAGAAAAGACTGTTTGTGGGGAATTCGAAGAGATAAGTGGTTATTCTTCCTATCGAACAATAAAAAAAGCCAAAGAAGCCTCATCAGGTGACAAAATAAAAATGTAG
- a CDS encoding nitronate monooxygenase family protein: MNWKTRVTDTLGIKYPIIQGGLAYLAYSELAASVSNAGGLGQITAMSLNSPDQLREEIRKVRQLTNNPFGVNFAIGQHGRPFSDFLQVAIDEEVPVVSMTGGNPAPIFEQLKGTKIKTLVLVAARRQAVKAEELGADAVMVVGQEGGGHLGRDDIGTLVLIPQVVDAVSIPVIASGGIGDGRGLMAALSLGAEGIEMGTRFIATKECVHANELYKQRLVEGTESDTVVIKRTLGAPARAIANSWTEKILHVEKNNGGYEQLKDLISGNANKRYIYEGSVDEGFAWAGQVMGLIKDVPSVSELFERMIREAEEIRAKWGK; this comes from the coding sequence GTGAATTGGAAAACAAGAGTTACTGATACTTTAGGTATAAAATATCCTATTATCCAAGGTGGTTTAGCGTATTTAGCTTACTCGGAATTAGCCGCTTCTGTTTCAAATGCAGGTGGGCTCGGTCAAATTACTGCGATGTCTTTAAATTCTCCAGATCAACTTCGAGAAGAGATACGAAAAGTAAGGCAGTTAACTAACAATCCATTTGGAGTAAACTTTGCAATTGGCCAACATGGACGACCATTTTCAGATTTTTTACAGGTTGCTATTGATGAAGAAGTTCCAGTTGTTTCTATGACAGGGGGAAACCCAGCTCCAATATTTGAGCAATTAAAAGGAACTAAAATTAAAACATTGGTTCTTGTAGCTGCAAGGAGGCAGGCTGTAAAAGCGGAAGAACTAGGTGCTGATGCAGTGATGGTGGTTGGACAGGAAGGTGGCGGCCATTTGGGAAGGGATGATATTGGAACCTTGGTATTAATTCCTCAAGTAGTAGATGCTGTTAGCATTCCGGTTATTGCCTCCGGTGGGATTGGAGACGGCAGGGGGTTAATGGCGGCTCTTAGTTTAGGTGCAGAGGGAATTGAAATGGGAACAAGATTTATTGCTACAAAAGAATGCGTTCATGCAAATGAACTGTATAAGCAAAGGTTAGTAGAAGGGACAGAATCAGATACAGTTGTGATAAAGAGGACACTTGGGGCTCCAGCGCGAGCAATAGCGAATAGTTGGACAGAAAAGATTCTTCATGTGGAGAAAAATAATGGTGGGTATGAGCAACTAAAGGATTTAATTAGTGGGAATGCAAACAAACGATACATATATGAGGGTTCGGTTGATGAAGGTTTTGCTTGGGCTGGCCAAGTCATGGGACTCATTAAAGATGTACCATCGGTAAGTGAACTATTTGAACGAATGATTAGAGAAGCGGAAGAAATTCGTGCAAAATGGGGAAAATAA
- a CDS encoding aminotransferase class I/II-fold pyridoxal phosphate-dependent enzyme, with translation MSQNQTPLFSGLLEHAKKNPTQFHIPGHKKGAGMDPEFRQFIGDNALSIDLINIGPLDDLHSPKGMIKKAQELAAEAFGADHTFFSVQGTSGAIIAMVMAVCGPGEKIIVPRNVHKSVMSAIVFSGSIPVFIHPEIDRELGISHGITPEAVDRALQQHPDAKGVLVINPTYFGISGDLKKIVEIAHTYNVPVLVDEAHGVHIHFHDELPLSAMQAGADMAATSVHKLGGSMTQSSILNVREGLVSAKHVQSILSMLTTTSTSYLLLASLDTARKQLATKGKELIDRTIKLAQSTRKKINEIHHIRCIGEEILGSNATFDFDPTKLIISVKDLGLTGYDVEKWLREKHNIEVELSDLYNILCIITLGDTETETNLLVNALKELAEECEHRSVKVEPVEVLLPEIPVLALTPRDAFYAETEVIPFEESEGRIIAEFVMVYPPGIPIFIPGEIITKENLHYIKENLEAGLPVQGPEDDEIKTIHVIKEYKAIK, from the coding sequence TTGTCACAAAATCAAACACCGTTATTTAGCGGTTTATTAGAACATGCCAAAAAAAATCCCACTCAGTTTCATATTCCTGGACATAAAAAAGGAGCAGGAATGGATCCTGAGTTTCGCCAATTTATCGGGGATAATGCCCTATCTATTGACCTTATTAACATTGGGCCCCTTGATGACTTACATTCACCTAAAGGAATGATTAAAAAGGCCCAGGAGCTTGCAGCAGAAGCCTTTGGTGCCGACCATACTTTCTTTTCCGTCCAAGGTACAAGTGGAGCTATCATTGCAATGGTAATGGCAGTTTGTGGTCCTGGAGAAAAAATTATTGTACCTAGAAATGTTCATAAATCAGTAATGTCTGCTATTGTTTTTTCTGGCTCCATTCCTGTGTTTATTCATCCAGAAATCGATAGAGAATTAGGTATATCCCATGGCATCACTCCAGAAGCAGTAGATCGAGCATTACAGCAGCACCCTGATGCGAAGGGCGTATTAGTTATCAATCCGACTTACTTCGGTATTTCTGGGGACCTAAAAAAAATCGTTGAAATTGCTCATACCTACAATGTTCCAGTTCTTGTAGATGAAGCACATGGTGTTCACATTCATTTTCATGACGAACTTCCACTCTCTGCGATGCAGGCAGGAGCTGATATGGCAGCTACCAGCGTTCATAAATTAGGCGGTTCCATGACACAGAGCTCCATTTTAAACGTACGGGAAGGACTTGTCTCTGCTAAGCATGTACAATCGATATTAAGCATGCTTACGACAACATCCACATCCTATTTATTATTAGCGTCTCTTGATACTGCCCGAAAACAATTAGCAACAAAAGGGAAGGAATTAATTGATCGTACAATCAAATTAGCTCAATCAACCCGTAAGAAGATTAATGAGATTCATCATATTCGTTGTATTGGTGAAGAAATTTTGGGTTCCAATGCCACTTTTGATTTTGACCCGACCAAATTGATTATCTCAGTGAAAGATTTAGGATTAACAGGCTATGATGTAGAAAAATGGCTTCGAGAGAAACATAACATCGAAGTCGAATTATCTGACCTATATAACATCCTTTGTATTATCACACTGGGCGACACAGAAACAGAAACAAATCTATTAGTGAATGCCTTAAAGGAATTGGCAGAAGAGTGTGAACATCGATCAGTTAAGGTGGAACCAGTAGAAGTTCTTTTACCGGAGATTCCTGTCCTTGCATTAACTCCTAGAGATGCCTTTTATGCAGAGACTGAAGTGATTCCATTTGAAGAGTCAGAAGGTAGAATTATTGCAGAGTTTGTTATGGTATATCCGCCAGGTATTCCAATTTTTATTCCTGGTGAAATTATCACAAAAGAAAACTTGCATTACATTAAAGAAAACCTTGAGGCTGGCTTACCTGTCCAAGGCCCAGAAGATGATGAAATTAAAACTATCCACGTTATAAAAGAGTACAAAGCAATAAAATAA
- a CDS encoding GapA-binding peptide SR1P — protein sequence MGTLVCQTCNSTIDHFEDEKVTVLYSKCNCCDNHHIEEEV from the coding sequence ATGGGTACACTTGTATGCCAAACTTGTAACTCAACTATTGATCACTTTGAAGATGAAAAAGTAACGGTACTATACTCTAAATGTAATTGCTGTGATAACCATCATATCGAAGAAGAAGTATAA
- a CDS encoding DUF3055 domain-containing protein, with translation MELFDKLYDEHEKAKVRFIGFTTEDTRYDFGIIYTNMFFGKPLVICMQTGRSTLLDPKDIEDIDFLQTVFHIPDKAQATDLAEFFRETLPSIPFVTQYD, from the coding sequence ATGGAATTATTTGACAAACTATATGATGAGCATGAAAAGGCAAAGGTGCGGTTTATTGGATTTACTACTGAAGATACCCGTTATGACTTTGGAATTATTTACACGAATATGTTTTTTGGTAAACCTCTTGTGATATGCATGCAAACTGGACGATCCACACTCCTAGACCCCAAAGATATTGAAGACATTGACTTCCTTCAAACAGTATTCCATATCCCTGATAAAGCGCAGGCAACTGATCTAGCTGAATTTTTTAGAGAAACACTTCCGTCTATCCCTTTTGTCACCCAATATGATTAA
- a CDS encoding DUF1885 family protein, producing the protein MAVNAFIKLVPSSAKQTITIDEVKELFYYYKSITSKTGDQVNWQFGESAFPYEVKETEDGKGKWFYLQATQERYYAILVGVDTEYVQSEDGVPSEQTYIQITLPEQSTYGDKGKANEFCKFLAKKLKGELHLFNERVMYYYPRK; encoded by the coding sequence ATGGCTGTAAATGCATTTATTAAGCTTGTGCCTTCATCTGCAAAACAAACAATAACCATAGATGAGGTTAAGGAATTATTTTATTATTATAAAAGTATTACTTCAAAAACAGGCGATCAGGTTAACTGGCAGTTTGGAGAGTCCGCTTTCCCATACGAAGTGAAAGAAACAGAAGACGGGAAAGGGAAATGGTTTTACTTACAAGCAACCCAAGAGCGCTACTATGCCATCCTAGTAGGTGTAGATACAGAGTACGTTCAAAGCGAAGACGGTGTCCCTAGTGAACAAACATACATACAAATAACACTTCCAGAACAATCGACTTATGGGGATAAGGGAAAAGCAAATGAGTTTTGTAAATTCCTTGCAAAAAAACTCAAAGGTGAGCTTCATCTTTTTAATGAAAGAGTCATGTATTATTATCCAAGAAAATAA
- the lpdA gene encoding dihydrolipoyl dehydrogenase, translated as MVVGDFPIETDTIVIGSGPGGYVAAIRAAQLGQKVTIVEKEYIGGVCLNVGCIPSKALISAGHRYETAVHSASFGITAENVKVDFSKVQEFKAGVVKKLTGGVEGLLKGNKVNVVRGEAYFVDANTLRVMDETSAQTYTFKNAIVATGSRPIELPAFKYSKRVLNSTGALNLNEIPEKIVVIGGGVIGIELGGAYANFGTQVTILEGADEILGMGVFDKQMAALVKKTMKKKGAEFFTKAFAKGVEETENGVVVTFETKGEEKKIEADYVFVMVGRRPNTDEMGLEEAGVKLSDRGLIEIDKQCRTSVSNIYAIGDVVAGPQLAHKASYEAKIAAEAIAGHPSEIDYLGIPAVVFSDPELAQVGYTEDQAKKEGIDVVAAKFPFAANGRALSLDSADGFLKLITRKEDGLVIGAQIAGASASDMIAELGLAIEAGMTAEDLAMTIHAHPTLGEITMEAAEVALGSPIHIIK; from the coding sequence ATGGTAGTTGGAGATTTCCCTATTGAAACAGATACTATAGTGATCGGTTCCGGTCCTGGAGGATATGTTGCAGCAATCCGTGCTGCTCAGCTAGGACAAAAAGTAACCATTGTTGAAAAAGAATATATTGGTGGAGTATGTCTAAATGTTGGTTGTATTCCTTCAAAAGCCTTAATTTCTGCGGGTCACCGTTATGAAACTGCTGTACATTCTGCATCTTTTGGTATTACAGCTGAAAATGTTAAGGTTGATTTTTCAAAGGTTCAAGAATTCAAAGCTGGTGTTGTAAAGAAATTAACTGGTGGCGTTGAAGGATTACTAAAAGGTAACAAAGTAAATGTTGTTCGTGGTGAAGCGTACTTTGTTGATGCTAATACACTTCGTGTAATGGATGAAACATCTGCACAAACATATACGTTTAAAAATGCAATCGTTGCAACTGGATCACGCCCAATTGAGTTACCTGCTTTTAAATATTCAAAACGTGTTCTGAATTCTACTGGAGCTCTTAACCTAAATGAAATTCCTGAGAAGATCGTTGTTATTGGCGGCGGAGTTATTGGGATTGAACTTGGTGGCGCCTATGCGAACTTTGGCACGCAAGTAACCATCTTAGAAGGTGCCGATGAAATTCTAGGCATGGGAGTATTTGATAAGCAAATGGCTGCTCTTGTTAAGAAGACGATGAAGAAAAAAGGTGCGGAATTCTTTACAAAAGCATTTGCCAAAGGTGTCGAAGAAACTGAAAACGGCGTAGTGGTGACTTTTGAAACAAAAGGCGAAGAAAAGAAAATCGAAGCTGATTATGTTTTTGTCATGGTTGGCCGTCGTCCAAACACTGATGAAATGGGCTTAGAGGAAGCTGGAGTGAAGTTAAGCGACCGTGGCCTAATTGAAATTGATAAGCAATGCCGTACAAGTGTAAGTAATATTTATGCAATCGGTGATGTTGTTGCTGGTCCTCAATTAGCACATAAAGCATCATATGAAGCTAAAATTGCTGCTGAAGCTATTGCTGGTCATCCGTCTGAAATTGATTATTTAGGAATTCCAGCAGTTGTTTTCTCTGATCCTGAGTTAGCGCAGGTTGGATATACTGAAGACCAAGCTAAAAAAGAAGGCATTGATGTGGTTGCTGCTAAATTCCCATTTGCAGCTAACGGACGTGCTCTTTCTCTTGACAGTGCAGATGGTTTCTTGAAACTAATCACACGTAAAGAAGATGGCCTTGTAATTGGTGCGCAAATCGCCGGTGCAAGTGCTTCTGATATGATTGCTGAACTTGGTCTTGCTATCGAAGCTGGTATGACAGCAGAAGACTTAGCAATGACAATTCATGCTCACCCAACACTTGGTGAAATAACAATGGAAGCTGCAGAAGTAGCCCTAGGCAGCCCAATCCATATCATTAAATAA
- a CDS encoding dihydrolipoamide acetyltransferase family protein, whose protein sequence is MPDIGEGIHEGEIVKWFIKPGDKVQEDDVLCEIQNDKAVVEIPSPVEGTVLEVLVGEGTVATVGQVLVTFDAPGYENLQFKGDHGDEEPKQEAPAPAPEAKQETAAPAAAATAPSTQPAAEVDPNRRIIAMPSVRKYAREKGVEIALVAGTGKNGRIMKSDIDAFLNGGATAAPQAAPAAEAAQEAPKAAAPTPIPQGEYPETREKMSGIRKAIAKAMVNSKHTAPHVTLMDEIDVTKLVAHRKKFKEVAAAKGIKLTFLPYIVKALTSALREFPVLNTSLDDATNEIVHKHYYNIGIAADTEKGLLVPVVKDADRKSVFTISNEINELAGKAREGKLAPNEMKGASCTISNIGSAGGQWFTPVINHPEVAILGVGRIAEKPIVRNGEIVAAPVLALSLSFDHRMIDGATAQNAMNHIKRLLNDPELLLMEA, encoded by the coding sequence ATGCCTGACATCGGTGAAGGTATTCACGAAGGGGAAATCGTTAAATGGTTTATAAAACCAGGGGATAAAGTCCAAGAAGACGACGTACTTTGCGAAATTCAAAACGATAAAGCAGTAGTAGAAATTCCTTCTCCAGTAGAAGGAACAGTTTTGGAAGTATTAGTGGGCGAAGGAACTGTTGCAACTGTTGGACAGGTACTCGTAACATTTGATGCTCCAGGATATGAAAATTTACAATTCAAAGGCGATCATGGTGATGAAGAGCCTAAGCAAGAAGCGCCGGCACCAGCACCAGAAGCTAAACAAGAAACAGCGGCTCCAGCTGCGGCAGCAACTGCTCCATCAACTCAACCTGCAGCAGAGGTTGATCCTAATCGCCGTATTATCGCGATGCCATCTGTTCGTAAATATGCTAGAGAAAAAGGCGTAGAAATTGCATTAGTAGCTGGAACAGGTAAAAATGGCCGTATTATGAAGAGTGATATTGATGCATTCCTAAATGGAGGCGCAACAGCTGCTCCTCAAGCGGCACCAGCGGCTGAAGCAGCGCAAGAAGCTCCTAAGGCAGCGGCACCGACTCCAATTCCACAAGGCGAATATCCAGAAACTCGTGAGAAAATGAGCGGAATCCGTAAGGCAATTGCAAAAGCAATGGTCAATTCTAAGCACACTGCACCACACGTAACACTTATGGATGAAATTGATGTAACTAAACTTGTAGCACATCGCAAAAAATTTAAGGAAGTAGCTGCTGCAAAGGGCATCAAACTTACTTTCTTACCATATATCGTAAAAGCTTTAACAAGCGCATTAAGAGAGTTCCCTGTATTAAATACATCCCTTGATGATGCAACAAATGAAATTGTTCATAAGCATTACTACAATATCGGAATTGCTGCAGACACTGAAAAAGGTCTATTAGTTCCGGTTGTAAAAGACGCCGACCGTAAGTCTGTATTCACTATTTCTAATGAAATCAATGAATTAGCTGGAAAAGCACGTGAAGGCAAACTTGCTCCAAATGAAATGAAGGGTGCATCTTGCACAATTTCTAATATCGGTTCTGCTGGCGGACAGTGGTTTACACCAGTTATTAACCACCCAGAAGTGGCTATTCTTGGAGTAGGTCGTATTGCAGAAAAACCAATCGTTCGTAACGGAGAAATTGTTGCTGCTCCTGTATTAGCGTTATCATTAAGTTTTGACCACCGTATGATTGATGGTGCTACTGCTCAAAACGCAATGAATCATATTAAACGTCTATTGAACGATCCAGAACTATTGTTAATGGAGGCGTAA
- a CDS encoding alpha-ketoacid dehydrogenase subunit beta, translating to MAQMTMIQAITDALRIELRNDPKTLIFGEDVGVNGGVFRATEGLHKEFGEDRVFDTPLAESGIGGLSIGLALTGFRPIPEIQFFGFVFEVMDSIAGQMSRMRYRSGGRYNMPITVRSPFGGGVHTPELHSDSLEGLMAQTPGLKVVVPSTPYDAKGLLLSAIRDNDPVIFLEHLKLYRAFRQEVPEEEYTIPLGKADVKREGTDLSIITYGAMVHESLKAAEELAKEGHSVEVIDLRTISPLDIDTIIASVEKTGRAIVVQEAQKQAGIAANVVAEINDRAILSLEAPVLRVAAADTIYPFSQAESVWLPNYKDVIETAKKVLTF from the coding sequence ATGGCTCAAATGACAATGATTCAAGCAATCACTGATGCTTTAAGAATTGAGTTGCGCAACGATCCTAAAACCCTTATTTTTGGGGAAGACGTTGGGGTTAACGGCGGGGTATTCCGTGCAACTGAAGGACTTCATAAAGAATTTGGCGAAGACCGTGTATTTGATACACCACTTGCTGAATCTGGTATTGGTGGTTTATCAATTGGTCTTGCATTAACAGGATTCCGTCCTATTCCTGAAATTCAATTCTTTGGATTTGTTTTTGAAGTAATGGATTCTATTGCTGGACAAATGTCTCGTATGCGTTACCGCTCTGGTGGCCGTTACAATATGCCAATTACTGTTCGTTCTCCATTTGGTGGTGGAGTACATACTCCTGAATTGCACTCAGACAGCTTAGAAGGATTAATGGCACAAACTCCTGGTTTGAAGGTAGTTGTTCCTTCTACACCTTATGATGCAAAAGGATTATTATTATCTGCCATTCGTGACAATGACCCAGTTATCTTCTTAGAGCATTTAAAATTATATCGTGCTTTCCGTCAAGAAGTTCCTGAGGAAGAGTACACAATTCCACTTGGAAAAGCAGACGTAAAACGTGAAGGTACAGATTTATCTATCATTACTTATGGTGCAATGGTACATGAGTCTCTAAAAGCGGCAGAAGAATTAGCTAAAGAAGGTCATTCTGTGGAAGTTATTGATTTACGTACAATTAGCCCACTTGATATTGATACTATTATTGCTTCTGTTGAAAAAACTGGCCGTGCGATTGTTGTTCAAGAAGCACAAAAGCAAGCTGGTATTGCAGCTAACGTGGTAGCTGAGATTAACGATCGTGCAATTCTTAGCTTAGAAGCACCAGTATTGCGTGTGGCTGCTGCAGATACAATTTATCCTTTCTCACAAGCTGAATCTGTATGGCTTCCTAACTATAAAGATGTAATCGAAACTGCTAAAAAAGTTCTAACTTTCTAA
- the pdhA gene encoding pyruvate dehydrogenase (acetyl-transferring) E1 component subunit alpha, with protein sequence MASKTQNAQLNAKKALEAVEDQFQTLQILNEEGEVVNEAAMPDLSDEQLQELMRRMVYTRILDQRSISLNRQGRLGFYAPTAGQEASQLASQFALEKEDFILPGYRDVPQMIWHGLPLYQAFLFSRGHFEGNKIPEGVNVISPQIIIGAQIIQAAGVALGMKKNGAKSVAITYTGDGGASQGDFYEGLNFAGAFKAPAIFVVQNNRFAISTPVEKQSAAKTVAQKAVAAGIPGIQVDGMDPLAVYAATRDARERAINGEGPTLIETLTYRYGPHTMAGDDPTRYRTSDLDNEWEKKDPLVRFRKFLENKGIWNEVQENEVIEKAKEDIKEAIKQADAAPKQKVTDLMSIMFEEMPQNLKEQYEIYKEKESK encoded by the coding sequence ATGGCTTCTAAAACTCAGAATGCCCAGCTTAATGCGAAAAAAGCACTCGAAGCTGTAGAAGATCAATTTCAAACACTTCAAATTCTTAATGAAGAAGGTGAAGTGGTAAACGAAGCGGCAATGCCTGATCTATCAGATGAACAGCTTCAGGAATTAATGCGTCGTATGGTATATACACGAATTCTTGACCAAAGATCTATTTCTTTAAACCGTCAAGGAAGACTTGGTTTCTATGCTCCAACTGCTGGACAAGAAGCATCACAATTAGCTTCTCAGTTTGCATTAGAAAAGGAAGACTTTATTCTACCAGGTTATCGTGACGTTCCTCAGATGATTTGGCATGGACTTCCATTATACCAAGCATTTTTATTCTCTCGTGGACACTTCGAAGGAAATAAAATTCCAGAAGGTGTTAACGTTATTTCTCCACAAATCATTATTGGTGCTCAAATCATCCAAGCAGCTGGTGTTGCCCTTGGTATGAAAAAGAATGGTGCAAAATCTGTTGCGATCACTTATACAGGTGACGGAGGAGCTTCCCAAGGTGATTTCTATGAAGGTTTAAACTTTGCAGGTGCATTTAAAGCTCCGGCAATTTTCGTTGTTCAAAATAACCGTTTTGCGATTTCTACTCCAGTGGAAAAACAATCAGCAGCTAAAACTGTTGCACAAAAGGCTGTTGCTGCCGGTATTCCTGGAATTCAAGTCGATGGTATGGACCCACTTGCTGTTTATGCTGCAACTCGCGATGCTCGTGAACGTGCAATTAACGGCGAAGGACCTACATTAATTGAAACATTAACATACCGTTATGGCCCACACACAATGGCAGGGGATGACCCAACTCGTTACCGTACGTCTGACCTTGATAATGAATGGGAAAAGAAGGATCCATTAGTACGTTTCCGTAAGTTCCTTGAGAACAAAGGTATCTGGAATGAAGTGCAAGAAAACGAAGTAATTGAAAAAGCAAAAGAAGATATCAAAGAGGCAATTAAACAAGCGGACGCGGCTCCTAAGCAAAAAGTAACCGACCTAATGTCCATTATGTTCGAGGAAATGCCTCAAAACTTAAAAGAACAATATGAAATTTATAAAGAAAAGGAGTCGAAGTAA